A genome region from Bacillota bacterium includes the following:
- a CDS encoding PBP1A family penicillin-binding protein, with protein MKRTPTDGPARASSGGGQKANVLRALIIIAVVLIVLIGASGIGFVATSLRGLPSLADMGPNPDASTLVYDDQNQLIGQVHGVENRMPVKLSDIPMNVQEAFIAAEDNRFYQHHGVDLRGIARALYVNITGGGVIEGASTITQQLARSAFLTMDRTLKRKVQEAVVALELERRYTKKEILEMYLNQINFGRGNYGVQAAAQNYFGKNVGQLTLAESAMLAGIVKSPENYNPVANLKTATTVRDRILDQMVGYGYISADEAAKAKKETPTIAKKKSTSYPGDWFVDYVVQQLLKKWGEEKVYRGGLRVYTTLNLKTQVAAQQRMQEMLDKDYPIKEGGQAQPDMAAAFIEPKTGYVKAVIGGRVYDRQLGLNHATASKRQPGSSIKPLVVYTSAIDAGFPPSYVVDDSPIVYTQPDGSPWWVQNYDGRFRGLITIRQAVEQSVNIVAVKMLEQIGPKTGLENARRMGITTLHDSGRLNDVTLALALGGVTDGVIPLEMASAYGVLADGGVRAEPISILKVVDKSGNVLEENRPKTQVVLKPETAWMMTDILEGVIQRGTGRPADIGRPAGGKTGTTNDLVDAWFVGYTPNLVGAVWMGYDQPKAMHNVYGSTYPAQVWKAGMLAFHEGKPVEDFQAPADLVKLTVCRKSGKLPGPFCPPEDLYEETFLPGTQPTTICDVHVLVKIDRLDGKLATPYCPPQDVVQKVMLKRPKWMPFKGTGAGPEDAALAAPTEFCNLHGPGGVNPGGGNGGGTTPAPNQPSGNR; from the coding sequence GTGAAGAGGACACCGACCGACGGCCCAGCGCGCGCCTCGTCCGGCGGCGGTCAGAAGGCCAACGTCCTCCGGGCCCTGATCATCATCGCCGTCGTCCTGATCGTCCTCATCGGCGCCTCGGGCATCGGTTTTGTGGCCACGAGTCTAAGAGGGCTTCCCAGCCTGGCCGACATGGGGCCGAACCCGGACGCGTCGACCCTCGTCTACGATGACCAGAACCAGCTCATCGGTCAGGTCCACGGGGTCGAGAACCGGATGCCGGTCAAGCTGAGCGACATCCCCATGAACGTCCAGGAGGCCTTCATCGCCGCCGAGGACAACCGCTTCTACCAGCACCACGGGGTCGACCTGCGGGGCATCGCCCGGGCCCTCTACGTCAACATCACCGGTGGCGGAGTCATCGAAGGGGCCAGCACCATCACCCAGCAGTTGGCCAGGAGCGCCTTCTTGACGATGGACCGGACCCTCAAGCGCAAGGTCCAGGAGGCCGTCGTCGCCCTCGAATTGGAGCGCCGCTATACAAAAAAAGAGATCCTGGAAATGTACCTCAACCAGATCAATTTCGGGCGCGGCAATTACGGCGTTCAGGCGGCGGCCCAGAATTACTTCGGCAAGAACGTCGGCCAGTTGACCCTGGCCGAGTCGGCCATGCTGGCCGGAATCGTCAAGTCACCGGAGAACTACAACCCGGTGGCCAACCTCAAGACGGCGACGACCGTGCGGGACCGGATCCTCGATCAGATGGTCGGGTACGGTTACATCTCCGCCGACGAGGCGGCCAAGGCCAAGAAAGAGACCCCGACCATCGCCAAGAAGAAGTCGACCTCCTACCCCGGCGACTGGTTCGTCGACTACGTCGTCCAGCAACTGCTGAAGAAGTGGGGCGAGGAGAAGGTCTACCGCGGCGGGCTCCGGGTCTATACCACCCTGAACCTGAAGACCCAGGTTGCCGCCCAGCAGCGGATGCAGGAGATGCTGGACAAGGACTATCCGATCAAGGAAGGTGGCCAAGCTCAGCCGGACATGGCGGCCGCCTTCATCGAGCCGAAGACCGGCTACGTCAAGGCGGTCATCGGCGGCCGGGTCTACGATCGCCAGCTCGGCCTGAATCACGCCACGGCCTCGAAAAGGCAACCCGGTTCATCGATAAAGCCTCTGGTCGTCTACACGTCGGCCATCGACGCCGGCTTCCCACCGTCGTATGTCGTCGATGACTCGCCGATCGTCTACACTCAGCCGGACGGCAGCCCGTGGTGGGTCCAGAACTACGACGGCCGCTTCCGCGGCCTGATAACCATCAGGCAAGCGGTCGAGCAGTCGGTCAACATCGTCGCCGTCAAGATGCTCGAGCAGATCGGTCCCAAGACCGGCCTCGAGAACGCCCGGCGGATGGGCATCACCACCCTCCACGACTCCGGCCGCCTCAACGACGTGACCCTGGCCCTCGCCCTCGGCGGCGTGACCGACGGGGTCATCCCCCTGGAGATGGCCTCGGCCTACGGCGTCCTGGCCGACGGCGGCGTCCGGGCCGAGCCGATCTCCATCCTCAAGGTGGTCGACAAGAGCGGCAACGTCCTCGAGGAGAACAGACCTAAGACCCAGGTCGTCCTGAAACCCGAGACGGCTTGGATGATGACCGACATCCTGGAAGGAGTCATCCAGCGCGGGACGGGTCGCCCGGCCGACATCGGCCGACCGGCCGGCGGCAAGACCGGGACCACCAATGACCTCGTCGACGCCTGGTTCGTCGGCTACACCCCGAACCTGGTCGGGGCCGTCTGGATGGGCTACGACCAGCCCAAGGCGATGCACAACGTCTACGGTTCGACCTATCCGGCCCAGGTCTGGAAGGCCGGGATGCTGGCCTTCCACGAAGGGAAACCGGTCGAGGACTTCCAAGCCCCGGCCGACCTGGTCAAGCTGACCGTCTGCCGCAAGTCGGGCAAGTTGCCCGGTCCCTTCTGCCCGCCCGAAGACCTCTATGAGGAGACCTTCCTCCCCGGCACCCAGCCGACCACGATCTGCGACGTCCACGTCCTGGTCAAGATCGACCGGCTCGACGGGAAGTTGGCCACGCCCTACTGCCCGCCCCAGGACGTCGTCCAGAAAGTCATGCTCAAGCGGCCCAAGTGGATGCCGTTCAAGGGCACCGGAGCCGGCCCTGAAGACGCCGCCCTGGCCGCCCCGACGGAGTTCTGCAATCTTCATGGGCCGGGCGGGGTCAACCCCGGCGGGGGGAATGGCGGGGGGACCACCCCGGCTCCCAACCAGCCCAGTGGCAACCGCTGA
- the yunB gene encoding sporulation protein YunB, whose translation MRLRRRRARRKAGLAVVALLVVLLIAFSLIERAVGPILYAYVEVEAQQMVVGQISRAVAELAGDVQYRDLYYFERDSDNRITFIQPNTPAINRLAAQANLKIIESMRTMDGHRVYIPMGALTGSRLLANYGPRLPVRVSLIGRVQVDIGDKFEAAGVNQTRHVLYLDTKAAVRMTIPLWTSDINVTAYNPVAEAIIPGQVPGTYLNLVVPGGSSSGTGGTSPSSGASGSKGP comes from the coding sequence ATGCGCCTCAGGAGGAGACGGGCCCGTCGGAAGGCGGGCCTTGCCGTTGTGGCCCTGCTGGTCGTCCTCTTGATCGCCTTCAGCCTCATCGAACGGGCCGTCGGGCCGATCCTCTACGCCTATGTCGAGGTCGAAGCCCAGCAGATGGTGGTCGGGCAGATCAGCCGAGCCGTCGCCGAACTGGCCGGCGACGTCCAGTATCGGGATCTCTACTACTTTGAACGAGACAGCGACAACCGGATTACCTTCATCCAACCGAACACCCCGGCCATCAACCGGCTGGCGGCTCAGGCCAACTTGAAGATCATCGAGTCGATGCGGACGATGGACGGCCACCGCGTCTACATCCCCATGGGGGCCCTGACCGGGTCGCGCCTGCTCGCCAACTACGGGCCTCGCCTGCCGGTCCGCGTGTCGCTGATCGGCCGGGTCCAGGTCGATATCGGCGACAAGTTCGAAGCGGCCGGGGTCAACCAGACCAGGCACGTCCTATACCTCGATACCAAGGCCGCCGTACGGATGACCATCCCCCTGTGGACCTCGGACATCAACGTGACGGCCTACAACCCCGTGGCTGAGGCGATCATTCCCGGGCAGGTCCCGGGCACCTACTTGAATCTGGTGGTGCCGGGCGGGTCGAGCTCGGGCACGGGCGGGACGTCGCCGTCCTCGGGCGCCTCGGGTAGCAAGGGGCCATGA
- the tyrS gene encoding tyrosine--tRNA ligase, with amino-acid sequence MPKTKLEAEVERQMAVIRRGAAEIITEEDIKSRLRKALAEGRPLRIKYGADPTAPDIHLGHSVVIRKMRQFQDLGHEVWFIIGDFTGRIGDPSGRSDTRRQMTEDEVRKNAKTYETQIYKLLDPARTKLVFNSQWSERLNFADVIRLASKYTVARMLERDDFAKRLREGLPVSVHELLYPLAQAHDSVAMRADVELGGTDQTFNFVLTRDIMREYGQEPQAVLTMPLLEGLDGVHKMSKSLGNYIGIAEPPGEMYGKTMSIPDNLIAKYFELVTDVPLEEVRAMTEAMVEGQMNPRDAKMRLAREIVSFYQGPEAAAAAEEEFVRVFRQKEVPEEMPAIVVRPGDFPSGRLGFDDLARLVREAGLVASAGEFRRLVEGGGVKVGEERVAGREFALGLRGVPLEGLVVRVGKRRFARLTVAR; translated from the coding sequence ATGCCGAAGACGAAGCTTGAGGCCGAGGTCGAACGGCAGATGGCCGTGATCCGGCGCGGGGCGGCCGAGATCATCACCGAGGAAGACATCAAGAGCAGACTGCGCAAGGCTCTGGCCGAAGGGCGGCCGCTGCGGATCAAGTACGGGGCCGACCCGACCGCGCCCGACATCCACCTCGGCCACTCCGTCGTCATCCGCAAGATGCGCCAGTTCCAGGACCTCGGCCACGAGGTCTGGTTCATCATCGGCGACTTCACCGGGCGCATCGGCGACCCCAGCGGGCGATCGGATACGCGGCGCCAGATGACCGAGGACGAGGTCCGCAAGAACGCCAAGACCTACGAGACCCAGATTTACAAGCTCCTCGACCCGGCCCGGACGAAGCTCGTCTTCAACAGCCAGTGGTCCGAAAGACTGAACTTCGCCGACGTCATCCGGCTGGCCTCCAAGTACACGGTGGCCAGGATGCTCGAGCGGGATGACTTCGCCAAGCGCCTCCGGGAGGGGTTGCCGGTCAGCGTCCACGAACTGCTCTATCCGCTGGCCCAGGCCCACGACTCGGTGGCCATGCGGGCCGACGTCGAGCTTGGCGGGACCGATCAGACCTTCAACTTCGTCCTGACCCGCGACATCATGCGGGAGTATGGCCAGGAGCCGCAGGCCGTCCTAACCATGCCGCTGCTCGAGGGTCTCGACGGCGTCCACAAGATGTCCAAGAGCCTCGGCAACTACATCGGCATCGCTGAGCCGCCGGGGGAGATGTACGGCAAGACCATGTCCATCCCGGACAACCTCATCGCCAAGTACTTCGAACTGGTCACCGACGTCCCGCTGGAAGAGGTCCGGGCGATGACCGAGGCGATGGTCGAAGGGCAGATGAACCCGCGCGACGCCAAGATGCGCCTGGCCCGCGAGATAGTCTCCTTCTACCAGGGCCCCGAGGCGGCCGCCGCGGCCGAGGAGGAGTTCGTCCGGGTCTTCCGTCAGAAGGAAGTGCCGGAGGAGATGCCGGCCATCGTGGTCCGGCCGGGCGATTTCCCGTCCGGGCGGCTCGGTTTCGACGACCTGGCCCGTTTGGTCAGGGAGGCCGGTCTGGTGGCCAGCGCCGGCGAGTTCAGAAGGTTGGTCGAGGGAGGCGGGGTGAAGGTCGGGGAAGAACGGGTCGCGGGGCGCGAATTCGCCCTCGGGCTCCGCGGCGTCCCCCTCGAGGGGCTGGTCGTCCGGGTCGGCAAGCGCCGCTTCGCCCGGTTGACCGTGGCCCGCTGA